The genomic window CCCTGCTTTCGGGCGGGGGAATTTTTGTGCTCTGCTAAGTATATCTGCAATTGACGGGTGAAATAATTTCTACTATCCTATTCACGTTTCCCAGTAAAATAAATTTCACTGACAATCTCACAAGTTATTAAGGAGGTATTTACCCGCATGAGCAAAAAGCTGGTAGCTGATCTCATCGTTGATTACCTTGAGCGCAGAAAGGTTGAGTACATTTTCGGCCTCTGCGGACACACGGTAATCGGAATGCTCGATGCCATCAACCGCAACCTCGAGAAGGGCGGCAAACTCCGCTACATCTCCAACCGTCATGAAGCAGTAGCCTCAACAGCCGCAGACGGATACGCGCGCGTTACGCACAAAGCCTCTGTCGTAATGTGCCACTTGGGGCCTGGCATCACCAACGTCCTCACCGGCGTAGCAAATGCCGCGTTCGACTCGATTCCGATGGTTGTATTTGCCGGCGACGTACCGAGCTACTACTACGGCAAGCACCCGCATCAGGAAGTCAACATGCACGGCGACGCAACGCAGTACAGAATGCTTGAGCCTGTCTGCAAACGCTGCTGGAGAGTCGACGACGCTGAAGCACTGCCCGACATTCTGGACAAGGCTTTCAGGCTTGCAGAGTCAGGGAGACCCGGCCCCGTCCTTATCGATATGCCTATGGACATTTGGAGCAGGGAGATTGAGGAAGACCTGTTCGCGCGCACCTACAAGGACAGCCACGTAACAGTGAAGCCCGCTCTTGACCCCGCATGTGCAAAGGCAATCGCACAGAAGCTCATTGACGCGAAAGCTCCCGTTATCCACGCTGGCGGCGGAATCCTTCTCGCTCAGGCTTCGGCAGAACTTGCGGCACTCGCTGAGTTCCTCGACATCCCGATTTCCCGTACGCTTATGGGTCAGGGCTGCGTCAGCGACCTTCATCCTCTGATGGTCGGACAGACGGGCTTCTGGGGACTTGCGCACACCCACGCATTTACCCTCAATGCTGACATCATCCTCGCACTCGGAACACGTTTTGCGGAGGCAGACAGCTCGAGCTGGTATCAGGGCGTAACGTTCGATCCCTCAAAGACGAAGTTCCTCCAGATCGACATTGACCCGACAGAAATCGGCAGGAACTACCCCGTAGAGATCGGTGCAGTCGCAGACCTCAAGCTGGCACTTGCACAGATTCTCGAGGCGGCAAAGGCAATCAAGCCCGAAGGCATCAAGAGACCCGGACTCCGCGAGGGAATCGCGAAGGCAAAGGCAGAGTTCAAGGAATCCGTGAAGGCAATCACCGAAGACCTGCGCTTCCCGATGACTCCTCAGAGAATCCTTAAGGACGTTAAGGAAGCAATCCCTGAGGACGCGTTAATCTTCACCGACGTAGGCTGGAACAAGAACGGCGTTGCCCAGCAGTTCACGATTACGATTCCCGGCACTGTGCATCACTCGTCAGGACTCGCGACAATGGGCTTCGGCGCGTCGGCAGTTCTCGGCGGCAAGAAGGCAGCTCCCGACAAGATATGCATTGCCCTTATCGGCGACGGCGGCTTCGGCGTAAACCCGACATGCATGGCCACAGCAGTTGAGGAAGGCATAGCGTGCACGTGGGTTGTCATGAACAATTACGCTTTCGGAACAATCGCAGGACTCGAGAACGCGAACTATCACACGCAGTTCGGCACGAAGTTCCACACGCCCGACGGTCAGCCTTATTCCCCGAACTGGGCAAAGGTTGCAGAGGGCTACGGCGTTGAGGCAATCCGCATCACGAAGGCAGAGGAGTTCGCGCCCGCAATGAAGAAGGCGGTAGAGGCGAACAAGGCAGGCCGTCCGTTCCTGATTGATGCAATCATGGAGAACATCCCCGTACCGACACCCGGCTGCTGGAACATCAACGACATCTACACGCCCGGCGATCTGGTCAGGGAAGGCAAGCTGGTGCAGAAGGACGCTGAAGGCAGGTACATTCCGCCCAGCCACGCGAAATCACACATAACGAAATAACATTGAGAGGAGTAAAACTGTAACAATGGCACATCATGAAGTAACACCCGAAGAAATCGCCATGCTCGAAGAGATGGTGAAGAAGGCCAGAGCAGCAGCTGAGGTCATCGCCACCTACGATCAGGAGAGAGTAGACCACCTCTGCCGTGCAATCTGCGCCGCCCTTTACCCGCTGAAGGTCTGGGGACCTATCTGCGACGAGGCTGTTGACGAGACCCGTCTCGGCGACAAGGTAACCAAGCGCAACAAGAGGAACAAGCTGAAGCTGATACTCCGCGACTGCCTCCGCCAGAAGAGCGTGGGCATCATCGAGACCATCCCCGAGAAGGGACTCGTGAAGTACGCGAAGCCCGTAGGCGTAATCGCAACCCTCGTTCCGACGACGAA from Synergistaceae bacterium includes these protein-coding regions:
- a CDS encoding thiamine pyrophosphate-binding protein; this translates as MSKKLVADLIVDYLERRKVEYIFGLCGHTVIGMLDAINRNLEKGGKLRYISNRHEAVASTAADGYARVTHKASVVMCHLGPGITNVLTGVANAAFDSIPMVVFAGDVPSYYYGKHPHQEVNMHGDATQYRMLEPVCKRCWRVDDAEALPDILDKAFRLAESGRPGPVLIDMPMDIWSREIEEDLFARTYKDSHVTVKPALDPACAKAIAQKLIDAKAPVIHAGGGILLAQASAELAALAEFLDIPISRTLMGQGCVSDLHPLMVGQTGFWGLAHTHAFTLNADIILALGTRFAEADSSSWYQGVTFDPSKTKFLQIDIDPTEIGRNYPVEIGAVADLKLALAQILEAAKAIKPEGIKRPGLREGIAKAKAEFKESVKAITEDLRFPMTPQRILKDVKEAIPEDALIFTDVGWNKNGVAQQFTITIPGTVHHSSGLATMGFGASAVLGGKKAAPDKICIALIGDGGFGVNPTCMATAVEEGIACTWVVMNNYAFGTIAGLENANYHTQFGTKFHTPDGQPYSPNWAKVAEGYGVEAIRITKAEEFAPAMKKAVEANKAGRPFLIDAIMENIPVPTPGCWNINDIYTPGDLVREGKLVQKDAEGRYIPPSHAKSHITK